GTCGGGCACTATCACAGAATGTTGTGTCTACGAGCGCTGGGTCGAGAAAAAGAAGCCGAAGTAGCCAAAGCAGCCTATGAATATTATCAAATCGATGAATCGGCGCAAGAGATCACCCGTGTGTTTAAACTGAACAATCCCGGTGCGAATTTAATGGCGCAGAAGATTCGGACGCATCAACTTACTATCGAAAACTGATCTTAATTTGCGGTTTGATTTACTGAGAAGGATATGAATATTCAGAATACGACTTATGTTGTTTTAATTGTTTTCACATTTTGCTTTCTTACGTGCAAAAAAGACGATCCCAAATCAGAAGCTAAACCTCCTGAATACACCGAACCGAGGTACACAATAACCGAATCGAATTCAATCCATACTTCTCTGCATTTTACCGACATAACAAAAGAGGCTGGAATCGATTTCATTCATGAGACCGGAGCCTTCGGTAAAAAATGGATGCCGGAAACCATGGGAAGCGGCGGCGGCTTTCTGGATTATGATAATGATGGGCTGCCCGATATTTTCCTGGTCAACAGCTCCAAGTGGCCGGGCCACGAAACGAACAAGAAGCAGCACACGCCGAAGCTTTACCGTAATTTAGGAAATGGAAACTTCGAAGATGTGACGATTGAAGCAGGACTTGAGTTCTCAGTTTATGGAATGGGCTGCGCCTTTGCCGATTACGACAGCGATGGTGACATGGATATTTATTTAACCGCGGTCGGCGACAACAAACTGCTGCGAAATGATAAAGGCAAATTTACGGATGTCACAGTACAGGCAGGTGTCTTTGGTAATAGTAAGAACCCGAATGACCCGCCGGCCTGGTCAACCAGCACTGCCTGGGTCGATGTCGATCGCGACGGTCGCCTCGACCTTTTTGTCTGCAACTATGTCAAATGGACACCTGAAACCGATCTTTTCACCACCTTAGATGGTACAAGCAAATCCTACGCTACACCTGAACAGTACGAAGGTGAAACCTGCCGGCTTTATCGAAATATCAACGGCAATCGCTTTGAAGATATCACAAAAAAGGCGGGAGTTTTTAACCCTGATGGAAAATCACTTGGGGTGGCTATTGCGGATTTCAATAGCGACGGCTGGCCTGATATTGTGGTCACCAACGATACCCACCCTAATTTTTTATATCTGAACCAGGGCAACGGAACTTTTACAGACATCGCTTTACGCGCGGGCATGGCATACGATGAATTCGGCCGAGCCAGAGCAGGCATGGGGCTGGACGTTGCGGACATTAAAAACGATGGCAACCTGTCAATCGCGATTGGCAATTTCTCGCGGGAACCGATTTCGCTCTACACCCAAATCAGCGGGGAGCTCTTTCAAGATTTTGCGGGTTCGGC
This sequence is a window from candidate division KSB1 bacterium. Protein-coding genes within it:
- a CDS encoding CRTAC1 family protein, with the translated sequence MNIQNTTYVVLIVFTFCFLTCKKDDPKSEAKPPEYTEPRYTITESNSIHTSLHFTDITKEAGIDFIHETGAFGKKWMPETMGSGGGFLDYDNDGLPDIFLVNSSKWPGHETNKKQHTPKLYRNLGNGNFEDVTIEAGLEFSVYGMGCAFADYDSDGDMDIYLTAVGDNKLLRNDKGKFTDVTVQAGVFGNSKNPNDPPAWSTSTAWVDVDRDGRLDLFVCNYVKWTPETDLFTTLDGTSKSYATPEQYEGETCRLYRNINGNRFEDITKKAGVFNPDGKSLGVAIADFNSDGWPDIVVTNDTHPNFLYLNQGNGTFTDIALRAGMAYDEFGRARAGMGLDVADIKNDGNLSIAIGNFSREPISLYTQISGELFQDFAGSARLTKSSLLPLTFGILFDDFDLDGYVDLITGNGHIEPEINSVQQEITFAQPPLLFRNNTLGQFIDISNQIGQSFSQPIVARGIATADIDQDGDLDVLMTVNGGSPKLFRNDLQKVHANWLKLTLHGNRPNLNAVGAVVTVWAGELKQKKMVRTGSSYLSQSDFSTLIFGLGEHSEIDSLEIRWPTTGKSNRLGPAKARQTYIIQESNPVLDRF